A single genomic interval of Anopheles marshallii chromosome 2, idAnoMarsDA_429_01, whole genome shotgun sequence harbors:
- the LOC128719159 gene encoding histone H2B — MAPKTSGKAAKKSGKAQKNISKSDKKKKRKTRKESYAIYIYKVLKQVHPDTGISSKAMSIMNSFVNDIFERIAAEASRLAHYNKRSTITSREIQTAVRLLLPGELAKHAVSEGTKAVTKYTSSK; from the coding sequence atggccccgaaaacaaGTGGAAAGGCAGCGAAGAAGTCCGGAAAGGCGCAGAAGAACATTTCCAAGTccgacaagaagaagaagcgcaAGACCCGCAAGGAAAGCTACGCGATTTACATCTATAAGGTGCTGAAGCAGGTCCATCCGGATACCGGCATCTCTTCGAAGGCcatgagcatcatgaacagctttgTCAACGACATCTTCGAGCGGATCGCGGCGGAAGCGTCCCGGTTGGCCCAttacaacaagcgttcgacgatcacgtcccggGAGATCCAGACGGCGGTGCGGCTCCTGTTGCCGGGTGAGCTGGCaaagcacgccgtgtccgagGGAACCAAAGCTGTGACGAAGTACACC